In the Macrobrachium rosenbergii isolate ZJJX-2024 chromosome 23, ASM4041242v1, whole genome shotgun sequence genome, one interval contains:
- the eIF2Bdelta gene encoding translation initiation factor eIF2B subunit delta isoform X2 — MAPPDRSRRRRHGKSPRNKRFGSGKSTPSSPAGTPTRLPHSQKASELAGGTSKDTILESQVGASSSDNLPSGVNSVCLSASLEGICSENSLASEKENSVPLKDIDEEGNDLKGDIENFTMSKGMNKLDRLCGLLEHIVIEHKDTVSQNVAKANSPNNEKVKSNQSNDIAHANNVTSNSNEEKTREEVELERKARKEAKKAKKKGGNKENEKEGAEVNNASKMEVNHETPKNAQAVQKPSSSGGGQQGTPTKLVQEAKNKDADSSGKSKADLKRERREKQEAQRKAKMEAKAQETEKKQKQPQQGSKDKTLPQPPKKKSDVEVKRGRDKKSADKEHSERRVPLLGHLTPFLSQPPSHPVNCDFIHPAIRTLGIKMKERVIDGSTARVVSMLAAFKRVINDYQTPEACDLHRDLAEKLVSNMAFLRSCRPQNIAMDNAVRFLKHEVNSIGPSVPEAQAKDELRSSIDEYIRENIILASSTIASHAAQVIKDGDVILTFGYSALVSDVVEAALSRGEKVSVVIADTPHPPSGAAMAKRLADLGVTTHYRLITEVSHIMNKVTKVIVEAESVMMNGAVQGLCGTAGLALAAAIHDTPFIVLCHTYKFCNNDLTDSLVLNELGDADSVVSCNGEFYNLLSDWRSTPNLNVVSLVYDITPANLVTALITEQNVLPTSAVPVIIRRNYADILGQD, encoded by the exons ATGGCTCCTCCA GATCGTTCGCGGCGCAGGAGGCATGGTAAATCTCCCAGAAACAAAAGATTTGGTTCTGGAAAGTCAACTCCCTCTAGCCCTGCAGGTACACCAACAAGGCTCCCTCATTCACAGAAAGCCTCAGAATTAGCAGGAGGGACGTCTAAAGACACTATTCTCGAATCTCAGGTTGGAGCTTCGTCAAGTGATAATTTACCCTCTGGTGTAAATTCTGTTTGTCTTTCTGCATCTTTAGAAGGCATCTGTAGTGAAAACTCATTggcatctgaaaaagaaaactctgTGCCTTTAAAAGATATAGATGAAGAGGGCAATGATTTAAAGGGGGACATAGAAAATTTCACTATGTCTAAAGGAATGAATAAACTTGACCGTTTATGCGGTCTGCTTGAACATATTGTAATTGAACACAAGGACACTGTTTCCCAGAATGTTGCAAAGGCTAATTCTCctaataatgaaaaggtgaaaagtAATCAGAGCAATGATATTGCTCATGCCAATAATGTCACCTCTAATTCAAATGAAGAGAAAACGCGTGAAGAAGTAGAACTGGAGAGGAAAGCACGCAAGGAAGCCAAGAAAGCGAAGAAAAAAGgaggtaataaagaaaatgagaaagaagggGCTGAAGTAAATAATGCAAGTAAAATGGAGGTGAATCATGAAACTCCTAAAAATGCGCAAGCTGTTCAGAAACCATCTTCTTCAGGTGGAGGGCAACAGGGAACACCCACAAAACTGGTTCAGGAGGCTAAAAATAAAGATGCAGATTCCTCTGGAAAATCAAAGGCAGACTTGAAGCGTGAACGACGGGAGAAACAGGAGGCTCAGAGAAAAGCAAAGATGGAAGCAAAAGCACAAGAAACAGAGAAGAAGCAGAAACAACCACAGCAAGGTAGTAAAGATAAAACACTGCCACAGCCACCAAAGAAAAAATCAGATGTTGAGGTAAAGAGAGGAAGGGACAAGAAGAGTGCTGATAAAGAACACAGTGAAAGAAGAGTTCCTCTCTTGGGTCATCTCACTCCATTTTTGTCTCAACCACCATCTCATCCAGTAAACTGTGATTTCATTCACCCAGCTATAAGGACTTTAGGAATTAAGATGAAG GAACGTGTGATTGATGGTTCTACAGCCAGAGTGGTTTCAATGTTAGCAGCTTTCAAGAGAGTTATCAATGACTACCAGACACCAGAAGCATGTGATCTTCACAGGGATTTAGCAGAGAAATTAGTTTCGAATATGGCATTTCTCCGCTCTTGTCGTCCCCAAAATATAGCAATGGATAATGCTGTCAG GTTTTTGAAGCATGAAGTTAACAGTATTGGTCCTAGCGTACCGGAAGCTCAAGCTAAAGATGAGCTGCGATCATCAATAGATGAATATATCAGGGAAAATATCATCCTTGCTAGTAGTACTATAGCCTCTCATGctgcacaggtcataaaagatGGAGATGTGATTCTCACCTTTGGGTA ttcagcATTAGTCAGTGATGTAGTTGAAGCAGCCTTATCAAGAGGCGAAAAAGTTAGTGTTGTCATAGCAGATACTCCTCATCCTCCCTCAGGGGCAGCAATGGCAAAGAGACTTGCTGACCTTGGTGTTACCACTCATTATAGGTTAATCACTGAAGTTTCACATATTATGAATAAG GTTACAAAAGTCATAGTTGAAGCTGAATCTGTGATGATGAACGGAGCTGTGCAAGGCCTTTGTGGTACTGCAGGCCTTGCTCTGGCAGCTGCAATTCATGACACACCATTCATAGTCCTGTGCCACACTTACAAGTTCTGCAATAatgatctcactgattctctagTTCTGAATGAATTGG GAGATGCAGATAGTGTGGTGTCTTGTAATGGTGAGTTTTACAATCTCCTTTCGGATTGGAGAAGTACGCCAAACTTGAATGTTGTGAGCCTTGTGTACGACATCACACCTGCCAACCTTGTAACAGCTCTTATTACAGAGCAGAATGTACTTCCAACTTCAGCTGTGCCGGTTATAATTAGACGTAATTATGCCGATATTTTAGGACAAGACTGA
- the eIF2Bdelta gene encoding translation initiation factor eIF2B subunit delta isoform X1 translates to MDDSSVNVGLAPCKRCSLLMVYSCSVTVLMQKSSRILLQWTKEGEFSISPIASTWITTDRSRRRRHGKSPRNKRFGSGKSTPSSPAGTPTRLPHSQKASELAGGTSKDTILESQVGASSSDNLPSGVNSVCLSASLEGICSENSLASEKENSVPLKDIDEEGNDLKGDIENFTMSKGMNKLDRLCGLLEHIVIEHKDTVSQNVAKANSPNNEKVKSNQSNDIAHANNVTSNSNEEKTREEVELERKARKEAKKAKKKGGNKENEKEGAEVNNASKMEVNHETPKNAQAVQKPSSSGGGQQGTPTKLVQEAKNKDADSSGKSKADLKRERREKQEAQRKAKMEAKAQETEKKQKQPQQGSKDKTLPQPPKKKSDVEVKRGRDKKSADKEHSERRVPLLGHLTPFLSQPPSHPVNCDFIHPAIRTLGIKMKERVIDGSTARVVSMLAAFKRVINDYQTPEACDLHRDLAEKLVSNMAFLRSCRPQNIAMDNAVRFLKHEVNSIGPSVPEAQAKDELRSSIDEYIRENIILASSTIASHAAQVIKDGDVILTFGYSALVSDVVEAALSRGEKVSVVIADTPHPPSGAAMAKRLADLGVTTHYRLITEVSHIMNKVTKVIVEAESVMMNGAVQGLCGTAGLALAAAIHDTPFIVLCHTYKFCNNDLTDSLVLNELGDADSVVSCNGEFYNLLSDWRSTPNLNVVSLVYDITPANLVTALITEQNVLPTSAVPVIIRRNYADILGQD, encoded by the exons GATCGTTCGCGGCGCAGGAGGCATGGTAAATCTCCCAGAAACAAAAGATTTGGTTCTGGAAAGTCAACTCCCTCTAGCCCTGCAGGTACACCAACAAGGCTCCCTCATTCACAGAAAGCCTCAGAATTAGCAGGAGGGACGTCTAAAGACACTATTCTCGAATCTCAGGTTGGAGCTTCGTCAAGTGATAATTTACCCTCTGGTGTAAATTCTGTTTGTCTTTCTGCATCTTTAGAAGGCATCTGTAGTGAAAACTCATTggcatctgaaaaagaaaactctgTGCCTTTAAAAGATATAGATGAAGAGGGCAATGATTTAAAGGGGGACATAGAAAATTTCACTATGTCTAAAGGAATGAATAAACTTGACCGTTTATGCGGTCTGCTTGAACATATTGTAATTGAACACAAGGACACTGTTTCCCAGAATGTTGCAAAGGCTAATTCTCctaataatgaaaaggtgaaaagtAATCAGAGCAATGATATTGCTCATGCCAATAATGTCACCTCTAATTCAAATGAAGAGAAAACGCGTGAAGAAGTAGAACTGGAGAGGAAAGCACGCAAGGAAGCCAAGAAAGCGAAGAAAAAAGgaggtaataaagaaaatgagaaagaagggGCTGAAGTAAATAATGCAAGTAAAATGGAGGTGAATCATGAAACTCCTAAAAATGCGCAAGCTGTTCAGAAACCATCTTCTTCAGGTGGAGGGCAACAGGGAACACCCACAAAACTGGTTCAGGAGGCTAAAAATAAAGATGCAGATTCCTCTGGAAAATCAAAGGCAGACTTGAAGCGTGAACGACGGGAGAAACAGGAGGCTCAGAGAAAAGCAAAGATGGAAGCAAAAGCACAAGAAACAGAGAAGAAGCAGAAACAACCACAGCAAGGTAGTAAAGATAAAACACTGCCACAGCCACCAAAGAAAAAATCAGATGTTGAGGTAAAGAGAGGAAGGGACAAGAAGAGTGCTGATAAAGAACACAGTGAAAGAAGAGTTCCTCTCTTGGGTCATCTCACTCCATTTTTGTCTCAACCACCATCTCATCCAGTAAACTGTGATTTCATTCACCCAGCTATAAGGACTTTAGGAATTAAGATGAAG GAACGTGTGATTGATGGTTCTACAGCCAGAGTGGTTTCAATGTTAGCAGCTTTCAAGAGAGTTATCAATGACTACCAGACACCAGAAGCATGTGATCTTCACAGGGATTTAGCAGAGAAATTAGTTTCGAATATGGCATTTCTCCGCTCTTGTCGTCCCCAAAATATAGCAATGGATAATGCTGTCAG GTTTTTGAAGCATGAAGTTAACAGTATTGGTCCTAGCGTACCGGAAGCTCAAGCTAAAGATGAGCTGCGATCATCAATAGATGAATATATCAGGGAAAATATCATCCTTGCTAGTAGTACTATAGCCTCTCATGctgcacaggtcataaaagatGGAGATGTGATTCTCACCTTTGGGTA ttcagcATTAGTCAGTGATGTAGTTGAAGCAGCCTTATCAAGAGGCGAAAAAGTTAGTGTTGTCATAGCAGATACTCCTCATCCTCCCTCAGGGGCAGCAATGGCAAAGAGACTTGCTGACCTTGGTGTTACCACTCATTATAGGTTAATCACTGAAGTTTCACATATTATGAATAAG GTTACAAAAGTCATAGTTGAAGCTGAATCTGTGATGATGAACGGAGCTGTGCAAGGCCTTTGTGGTACTGCAGGCCTTGCTCTGGCAGCTGCAATTCATGACACACCATTCATAGTCCTGTGCCACACTTACAAGTTCTGCAATAatgatctcactgattctctagTTCTGAATGAATTGG GAGATGCAGATAGTGTGGTGTCTTGTAATGGTGAGTTTTACAATCTCCTTTCGGATTGGAGAAGTACGCCAAACTTGAATGTTGTGAGCCTTGTGTACGACATCACACCTGCCAACCTTGTAACAGCTCTTATTACAGAGCAGAATGTACTTCCAACTTCAGCTGTGCCGGTTATAATTAGACGTAATTATGCCGATATTTTAGGACAAGACTGA
- the eIF2Bdelta gene encoding translation initiation factor eIF2B subunit delta isoform X3: MSKGMNKLDRLCGLLEHIVIEHKDTVSQNVAKANSPNNEKVKSNQSNDIAHANNVTSNSNEEKTREEVELERKARKEAKKAKKKGGNKENEKEGAEVNNASKMEVNHETPKNAQAVQKPSSSGGGQQGTPTKLVQEAKNKDADSSGKSKADLKRERREKQEAQRKAKMEAKAQETEKKQKQPQQGSKDKTLPQPPKKKSDVEVKRGRDKKSADKEHSERRVPLLGHLTPFLSQPPSHPVNCDFIHPAIRTLGIKMKERVIDGSTARVVSMLAAFKRVINDYQTPEACDLHRDLAEKLVSNMAFLRSCRPQNIAMDNAVRFLKHEVNSIGPSVPEAQAKDELRSSIDEYIRENIILASSTIASHAAQVIKDGDVILTFGYSALVSDVVEAALSRGEKVSVVIADTPHPPSGAAMAKRLADLGVTTHYRLITEVSHIMNKVTKVIVEAESVMMNGAVQGLCGTAGLALAAAIHDTPFIVLCHTYKFCNNDLTDSLVLNELGDADSVVSCNGEFYNLLSDWRSTPNLNVVSLVYDITPANLVTALITEQNVLPTSAVPVIIRRNYADILGQD; this comes from the exons ATGTCTAAAGGAATGAATAAACTTGACCGTTTATGCGGTCTGCTTGAACATATTGTAATTGAACACAAGGACACTGTTTCCCAGAATGTTGCAAAGGCTAATTCTCctaataatgaaaaggtgaaaagtAATCAGAGCAATGATATTGCTCATGCCAATAATGTCACCTCTAATTCAAATGAAGAGAAAACGCGTGAAGAAGTAGAACTGGAGAGGAAAGCACGCAAGGAAGCCAAGAAAGCGAAGAAAAAAGgaggtaataaagaaaatgagaaagaagggGCTGAAGTAAATAATGCAAGTAAAATGGAGGTGAATCATGAAACTCCTAAAAATGCGCAAGCTGTTCAGAAACCATCTTCTTCAGGTGGAGGGCAACAGGGAACACCCACAAAACTGGTTCAGGAGGCTAAAAATAAAGATGCAGATTCCTCTGGAAAATCAAAGGCAGACTTGAAGCGTGAACGACGGGAGAAACAGGAGGCTCAGAGAAAAGCAAAGATGGAAGCAAAAGCACAAGAAACAGAGAAGAAGCAGAAACAACCACAGCAAGGTAGTAAAGATAAAACACTGCCACAGCCACCAAAGAAAAAATCAGATGTTGAGGTAAAGAGAGGAAGGGACAAGAAGAGTGCTGATAAAGAACACAGTGAAAGAAGAGTTCCTCTCTTGGGTCATCTCACTCCATTTTTGTCTCAACCACCATCTCATCCAGTAAACTGTGATTTCATTCACCCAGCTATAAGGACTTTAGGAATTAAGATGAAG GAACGTGTGATTGATGGTTCTACAGCCAGAGTGGTTTCAATGTTAGCAGCTTTCAAGAGAGTTATCAATGACTACCAGACACCAGAAGCATGTGATCTTCACAGGGATTTAGCAGAGAAATTAGTTTCGAATATGGCATTTCTCCGCTCTTGTCGTCCCCAAAATATAGCAATGGATAATGCTGTCAG GTTTTTGAAGCATGAAGTTAACAGTATTGGTCCTAGCGTACCGGAAGCTCAAGCTAAAGATGAGCTGCGATCATCAATAGATGAATATATCAGGGAAAATATCATCCTTGCTAGTAGTACTATAGCCTCTCATGctgcacaggtcataaaagatGGAGATGTGATTCTCACCTTTGGGTA ttcagcATTAGTCAGTGATGTAGTTGAAGCAGCCTTATCAAGAGGCGAAAAAGTTAGTGTTGTCATAGCAGATACTCCTCATCCTCCCTCAGGGGCAGCAATGGCAAAGAGACTTGCTGACCTTGGTGTTACCACTCATTATAGGTTAATCACTGAAGTTTCACATATTATGAATAAG GTTACAAAAGTCATAGTTGAAGCTGAATCTGTGATGATGAACGGAGCTGTGCAAGGCCTTTGTGGTACTGCAGGCCTTGCTCTGGCAGCTGCAATTCATGACACACCATTCATAGTCCTGTGCCACACTTACAAGTTCTGCAATAatgatctcactgattctctagTTCTGAATGAATTGG GAGATGCAGATAGTGTGGTGTCTTGTAATGGTGAGTTTTACAATCTCCTTTCGGATTGGAGAAGTACGCCAAACTTGAATGTTGTGAGCCTTGTGTACGACATCACACCTGCCAACCTTGTAACAGCTCTTATTACAGAGCAGAATGTACTTCCAACTTCAGCTGTGCCGGTTATAATTAGACGTAATTATGCCGATATTTTAGGACAAGACTGA